One window of the Phormidium ambiguum IAM M-71 genome contains the following:
- a CDS encoding Uma2 family endonuclease, producing MTETLASLNLPKSLPDHTQLPESDGTFVKNFQEHPQSILLTDSITPVLQNLHPDGQYCIGQDSGIYWRITEEPLRGAVSPDWFYVPNVPPNLNGQMRRSYVLWQEYVAPLIVIEFVSGDGAEERDRTPINGKFWVYEQAIRVPFYAIYEVKLARVEVYELIAGSYQLVSANERGHFPISHLNVELGIWQGQYQNTELPWLRWWDNQGNLLLTGSERAQLESQRAEQERQRAERLAAQLRALGVEPEI from the coding sequence ATGACTGAAACACTTGCCTCTTTAAATTTGCCGAAATCTTTACCAGATCACACGCAGTTACCTGAGTCTGACGGCACATTTGTGAAAAACTTTCAGGAACATCCCCAAAGCATCTTACTAACTGACTCCATTACACCTGTCTTACAAAATTTACATCCTGATGGTCAATATTGCATCGGTCAAGATAGTGGGATTTACTGGCGAATTACAGAAGAACCATTAAGAGGCGCTGTTTCACCCGATTGGTTTTATGTGCCAAATGTTCCACCCAATTTAAATGGACAAATGCGCCGTTCTTACGTACTTTGGCAAGAATATGTTGCACCTTTAATTGTTATAGAATTTGTTTCTGGTGATGGTGCAGAAGAAAGAGATAGAACTCCCATTAATGGCAAATTTTGGGTTTATGAACAAGCAATTAGAGTGCCTTTTTATGCAATTTATGAAGTGAAATTAGCCAGAGTAGAAGTTTATGAGTTAATCGCAGGTTCCTATCAATTAGTATCTGCTAACGAACGCGGACATTTTCCTATTTCTCATTTAAATGTAGAGTTAGGAATTTGGCAAGGTCAATATCAAAACACTGAATTGCCTTGGTTGCGTTGGTGGGATAATCAAGGTAATTTATTGTTAACTGGTAGCGAAAGAGCGCAATTAGAAAGTCAACGCGCTGAACAGGAACGCCAACGTGCGGAAAGATTAGCTGCACAATTACGTGCTTTAGGAGTTGAACCAGAAATTTAA
- a CDS encoding lecithin retinol acyltransferase family protein has protein sequence MAIADHIYIDCGTYTHHGIDCGDGTAIHYTGERLRGIITRTTIAEFASGKQIFVKKYNTYEMPELVLTRAESRLGENKYCLIFNNCEHFASWCKTGKNESEQVNRVAATIGSAAGIGTSVVGFKTMNKTMNKVNPTFVVPQEITKGLTDGTLERVGGVIREPGTKRVVACIRETTPTVSPVSKLLQIGASASILNLGVTMMGFAVVNQRLDLIEQRLQQVQEILNKINRKIDLGFYANFRAALDLAVSAMKMKDAETRKGMAINAISKLKEADHIYTDYADKELEQSSKIADEYLQTLILAYVTEARCYLELESADSAFDRLQVGTAKLRPRIQRYIEILLTSNPAAYLQPEFKDQIDLSRLTRIYQWIDSSLNENAVFNLQRQNFVDFVRDPHKWAWSVPSVKPEETELMYIIPSEPLELVVAS, from the coding sequence ATGGCAATTGCAGATCACATCTACATTGACTGTGGTACATACACGCATCACGGTATTGACTGCGGCGATGGCACTGCTATTCACTACACAGGTGAAAGGCTAAGAGGTATCATAACCCGTACAACTATAGCTGAGTTTGCGTCTGGTAAGCAAATATTTGTCAAAAAATACAATACTTATGAGATGCCAGAACTGGTTCTTACAAGAGCAGAGAGTCGTTTAGGTGAGAACAAATACTGTCTCATTTTCAACAACTGCGAACACTTTGCCTCATGGTGCAAGACTGGAAAAAATGAAAGCGAACAAGTTAACCGTGTAGCGGCAACGATAGGAAGTGCTGCTGGAATTGGCACATCAGTTGTAGGTTTTAAGACTATGAATAAGACTATGAATAAAGTTAATCCAACATTTGTGGTTCCTCAAGAGATTACAAAAGGACTTACGGATGGAACTTTAGAACGAGTTGGCGGTGTGATTCGTGAACCTGGGACTAAGCGGGTAGTTGCCTGTATCCGTGAAACAACACCAACTGTTTCCCCGGTTTCAAAGCTGCTTCAAATTGGCGCATCTGCTAGCATACTGAACTTGGGTGTCACGATGATGGGTTTTGCTGTAGTAAATCAACGCCTTGATTTAATAGAACAACGCCTACAACAAGTACAGGAAATCCTCAACAAAATTAACCGCAAAATTGACTTGGGATTTTATGCTAACTTTCGCGCTGCACTTGATTTGGCAGTTAGTGCCATGAAAATGAAAGATGCTGAAACGAGAAAAGGAATGGCTATTAATGCTATCAGCAAATTGAAAGAAGCCGATCATATTTACACTGATTACGCAGACAAAGAACTTGAGCAAAGTAGCAAAATAGCGGATGAATATTTGCAAACTTTAATCTTAGCTTATGTTACGGAAGCACGTTGTTATTTAGAGTTAGAATCGGCAGATTCAGCATTCGATCGCTTGCAAGTAGGCACAGCAAAACTCCGTCCTCGTATTCAACGCTATATCGAGATACTACTCACTTCTAATCCAGCGGCATATCTCCAACCTGAGTTTAAAGATCAAATTGATTTGAGTAGACTAACCCGTATTTATCAATGGATTGACTCCTCTTTGAATGAAAATGCTGTGTTTAATCTTCAACGCCAAAATTTTGTCGATTTTGTCAGAGATCCTCACAAATGGGCTTGGTCTGTACCTTCAGTTAAGCCGGAGGAAACAGAGTTAATGTATATTATTCCGAGTGAACCATTGGAATTGGTAGTTGCTAGTTAA
- the rpsU gene encoding 30S ribosomal protein S21 — protein sequence MTQIIVGENEGLESALRRFKRQVSKAGIFSDIKRLRHFETPPEKRKRKAISRRRKKQF from the coding sequence ATGACTCAAATAATTGTCGGGGAAAATGAAGGGCTGGAATCGGCGTTGCGTCGGTTTAAACGTCAAGTCTCCAAAGCTGGAATTTTTTCTGATATTAAGCGTCTGCGTCACTTTGAAACCCCTCCAGAAAAACGCAAGCGCAAGGCTATTTCTAGAAGACGAAAAAAACAGTTTTAG
- a CDS encoding RNA recognition motif domain-containing protein, producing MSIYVGNLSYEVTEKDLNEVFAEYGAVKRVQVPTDRETGRMRGFAFVEMSTEAEETAAIDALDGAEWMGRSLKVNKAKPREDRGGNRGGYGGRGGGGGGYGGGRNRY from the coding sequence ATGTCTATTTATGTAGGGAACTTATCCTACGAAGTCACAGAAAAAGACCTCAACGAAGTATTTGCTGAGTATGGCGCTGTAAAGCGTGTTCAAGTTCCCACTGACCGTGAAACTGGCCGGATGCGCGGATTTGCTTTTGTGGAGATGTCAACTGAAGCTGAAGAGACTGCTGCTATTGATGCACTTGATGGTGCAGAATGGATGGGTCGCAGCTTGAAAGTTAATAAGGCGAAACCTCGTGAAGATCGTGGTGGTAATCGCGGTGGCTACGGTGGACGTGGCGGCGGCGGCGGTGGCTATGGTGGTGGCCGTAATCGCTATTAA
- a CDS encoding DUF6464 family protein, producing the protein MFQTLLIFFIGLIPPIVSFWIIRQAEARGRERMRITLERFSLTSFIVPPQPTNRNYIGDTSCQFNARSPHLRCAINPYGPCDGCVHYQMRD; encoded by the coding sequence GTGTTCCAAACATTGCTAATATTCTTTATCGGTTTAATACCCCCGATCGTCTCCTTCTGGATAATTCGTCAAGCAGAAGCGAGAGGGCGAGAAAGGATGAGAATAACCCTAGAAAGATTCTCTCTAACAAGTTTTATTGTGCCACCTCAACCAACTAATCGAAATTATATTGGTGATACTAGTTGTCAGTTTAATGCCCGATCGCCACATTTACGTTGTGCCATCAATCCTTATGGGCCTTGCGATGGTTGTGTTCATTATCAGATGAGGGATTAG
- the ftsH2 gene encoding ATP-dependent zinc metalloprotease FtsH2: MKSSWKIVVLWMLPALLIGFFLWQGAFSSSAMDTGRNAASTRMSYGRFLEYLDSGRVTSVDLYEGGRTAIVEGIDPEPVLGSQVQHWRVDLPSNAPELIAKLKASDISFASHPMRNDGAIWGLLGNLIFPVLLIAGLFFLFRRSSNIPGGPGQAMSFGKSRARFMMEAKTGIKFDDVAGIEEAKEELQEVVTFLKQPERFSAVGARIPKGVLLVGPPGTGKTLLAKAIAGEAGVPFFSISGSEFVEMFVGVGASRVRDLFKKAKENAPCLVFIDEIDAVGRMRGTGIGGGNDEREQTLNQLLTEMDGFEGNTGIIIIAATNRPDVLDSALMRPGRFDRQVTVDAPDLKGRLEILEVHARNKKLSDEVSLEAIARRTPGFTGADLANLLNEAAILTARRRKEGITMSEIDDAVDRVVAGMEGTPLVDSKSKRLIAYHEVGHAIVGTLLKDHDPVQKVTLIPRGQAKGLTWFTPNEEQGLTSRSQLKARITAALGGRAAEEIIFGDAEVTTGAGGDLQQVAGMARQMVTRLGMSDLGPLSLESQSGSEVFLGRDLMNRSDYSEEIASRVDAQVRAIVGKCYEDAKQIMRDHRTVIDRLVDLLVEKETIDGDEFRQIVAEYTVVPEKEEYVPQL; this comes from the coding sequence ATGAAGTCTTCCTGGAAAATCGTAGTACTGTGGATGTTGCCTGCGTTACTCATAGGATTTTTCCTATGGCAAGGAGCATTCTCTTCCTCAGCAATGGATACAGGCAGAAACGCTGCCAGTACCCGTATGAGTTATGGACGATTTTTAGAATATTTAGATTCCGGTCGAGTTACCAGTGTTGACCTCTACGAGGGTGGTCGGACAGCGATTGTCGAAGGAATCGACCCAGAACCAGTATTAGGTTCCCAAGTTCAGCACTGGCGAGTAGATTTACCTTCCAACGCCCCAGAGTTAATTGCCAAACTCAAAGCATCAGATATTAGTTTTGCTTCCCATCCCATGCGTAACGATGGGGCAATTTGGGGATTGTTGGGCAATCTGATCTTCCCAGTTTTATTGATTGCGGGATTGTTTTTCTTGTTCCGTCGTTCCAGCAATATTCCCGGTGGTCCCGGACAAGCGATGAGTTTCGGTAAGTCTCGCGCCCGTTTCATGATGGAAGCGAAAACCGGAATTAAATTTGATGATGTAGCTGGAATTGAAGAAGCAAAAGAAGAACTGCAAGAAGTTGTGACTTTCTTGAAACAACCAGAACGTTTTAGTGCTGTTGGTGCAAGAATTCCTAAAGGTGTGCTGTTAGTTGGCCCTCCGGGAACTGGGAAAACTCTATTAGCAAAAGCTATTGCTGGAGAAGCTGGCGTTCCTTTCTTCAGTATTTCTGGTTCGGAATTTGTGGAAATGTTCGTGGGTGTGGGTGCTTCCCGCGTCCGCGATTTGTTCAAAAAAGCGAAAGAAAACGCCCCTTGCTTAGTATTCATCGATGAAATTGATGCCGTCGGTAGAATGCGGGGAACTGGTATCGGTGGCGGAAATGACGAAAGAGAGCAAACTTTAAACCAATTGCTCACAGAAATGGATGGTTTTGAAGGTAATACAGGTATTATCATCATTGCTGCTACTAACCGCCCTGATGTGCTTGATTCGGCGTTGATGCGTCCGGGTCGTTTTGACAGACAAGTAACTGTTGATGCTCCCGATCTTAAGGGGCGTTTGGAAATTCTGGAAGTTCATGCCCGGAATAAGAAGTTATCTGATGAAGTTTCTTTAGAAGCGATCGCTCGTCGTACCCCTGGTTTTACTGGCGCAGATTTGGCAAACTTGCTGAATGAAGCGGCAATTTTAACTGCGAGACGGCGCAAAGAAGGCATTACCATGTCGGAAATTGATGATGCGGTTGACCGTGTGGTTGCTGGTATGGAAGGTACGCCTTTAGTAGATAGCAAAAGTAAGCGGTTAATTGCTTATCACGAAGTTGGTCACGCCATTGTTGGTACTTTGTTGAAAGATCATGACCCAGTACAAAAGGTAACTTTGATTCCCAGAGGACAAGCTAAAGGTTTGACTTGGTTTACTCCGAATGAGGAACAAGGTTTGACTTCTCGATCGCAACTAAAAGCCAGAATTACTGCTGCTTTGGGCGGTCGCGCTGCGGAAGAAATTATTTTCGGAGATGCGGAAGTAACTACTGGTGCTGGTGGCGACTTGCAACAAGTTGCTGGCATGGCCAGACAAATGGTAACTCGTTTGGGAATGTCTGATTTGGGGCCTTTGTCTTTGGAAAGTCAAAGCGGTTCCGAGGTATTTTTAGGACGGGACTTAATGAATCGTTCTGATTATTCCGAAGAAATTGCTTCTCGTGTGGATGCTCAAGTTAGAGCGATCGTTGGTAAATGTTATGAAGATGCTAAGCAAATTATGCGCGACCATCGCACGGTGATCGATCGCTTAGTTGATCTTCTAGTTGAAAAAGAAACGATCGACGGCGATGAGTTCCGCCAAATTGTCGCTGAGTACACAGTTGTTCCCGAAAAAGAAGAATATGTTCCTCAGTTATAA
- the aroH gene encoding chorismate mutase, with the protein MEWRVKAIRGATTVTENTVTAMSEAVTELLDELEAHNNFDPDDIISAIFSATRDLDAIFPAAIARQRPHWQNVPLLDVQQMHVEGGLERCIRFLIHVNVPHPVEIYHPYLRQAKSLRPDWSLRNSLLSAEF; encoded by the coding sequence GTGGAGTGGCGAGTTAAGGCAATTCGTGGGGCAACAACTGTCACTGAAAATACCGTGACAGCAATGAGTGAAGCAGTCACAGAACTTTTGGACGAACTAGAAGCGCATAATAATTTTGACCCTGACGATATTATTAGTGCCATTTTCTCCGCTACACGCGATCTAGATGCGATTTTCCCCGCTGCGATCGCCCGTCAACGTCCCCACTGGCAAAACGTACCCCTACTAGATGTCCAACAAATGCACGTCGAAGGCGGATTAGAACGTTGTATACGTTTCTTAATTCACGTCAACGTTCCCCATCCTGTAGAAATTTACCATCCCTACCTCCGTCAAGCCAAAAGCCTCAGACCAGACTGGAGTTTGAGGAATTCCCTTTTAAGTGCAGAATTTTAG
- the sppA gene encoding signal peptide peptidase SppA, with the protein MIWPFKPKFRKQIARIEVSGAIAGATRNRVLEALKFVEEKRFPALLLRIDSPGGTVGDSQEIYSALKRLQEKVKIIASFGNISASGGVYIGMGAQHIMANPGTITGSIGVILRGNNLERLLDKIGVSFKVIKSGPYKDILSFDRELTDAEKNILQELIDTSYQQFVQTVAEARQLSVESVKAFADGRIFTGQQAVELGIVDRLGTEEDARRWAAELVGLDPEKTRCYNFEEKKPLLSRLISGEQQKSTALSAGINWLEFELKTSGQPLWLYKP; encoded by the coding sequence ATGATTTGGCCGTTTAAGCCTAAGTTTCGCAAACAAATAGCACGCATTGAAGTTTCTGGTGCGATCGCAGGTGCAACTCGCAATCGAGTACTAGAAGCCCTAAAATTTGTCGAAGAGAAGCGTTTTCCCGCCTTGTTGCTGCGAATTGACAGTCCTGGCGGTACAGTGGGAGACTCCCAAGAAATTTACAGTGCGCTGAAGCGTTTACAAGAAAAAGTCAAAATAATCGCCAGTTTTGGTAATATTTCTGCTTCTGGTGGCGTTTATATTGGTATGGGCGCACAACATATCATGGCTAACCCAGGTACGATTACAGGTAGCATTGGTGTAATTCTGCGGGGCAACAACTTAGAACGCTTGTTGGATAAAATTGGTGTTTCGTTCAAAGTGATCAAATCAGGCCCTTATAAAGATATTTTGTCATTCGATCGAGAATTGACCGACGCAGAAAAAAACATTTTGCAAGAACTTATAGATACCAGTTATCAACAATTCGTGCAAACTGTCGCCGAAGCAAGGCAATTAAGCGTGGAATCAGTGAAAGCTTTTGCTGATGGGCGGATTTTCACCGGACAACAAGCTGTAGAATTAGGCATTGTCGATCGTTTGGGAACCGAAGAAGATGCCCGCCGCTGGGCAGCTGAATTAGTCGGACTTGACCCAGAAAAAACTCGCTGTTACAACTTTGAAGAAAAGAAACCATTGTTGAGCCGTTTAATTTCTGGGGAACAACAAAAAAGTACTGCTTTATCAGCAGGAATAAATTGGTTAGAATTTGAGCTAAAGACAAGCGGCCAACCTTTGTGGCTATATAAACCATAA
- a CDS encoding DMT family transporter, whose product MPFSSLLLIAPFFLWGTAMVAMKGVMPQTTPFFVAGMRLVPAGVFVLIFCMFTGRSQPRSVLAWLWIALFGLVDAALFQGFLAEGLVRTSAGLGSVMIDSQPLAVAVLSLFLFGEKIGFWGWLGLGIGVFGISLIGLPDEWIGLLLHPNGDNLGLGMLASISEQLADIKGLVANLFDQGLWLMLLAALSMAMGTVISRFVSRHVDPVVATGWHMILGGLPLFGISALWETQQWQRLDLSSWMALSYATIFGSAIAYGLFFYFASRGSLTSLSSLTFLTPVFALLFGNLFLSEMLQPHQWLGVSLTLVSIYLVNQRDKLGKSLKLPTTDLEVKASSKS is encoded by the coding sequence ATGCCGTTTTCTTCTTTGTTACTGATTGCGCCTTTTTTCCTTTGGGGAACGGCAATGGTAGCGATGAAAGGTGTGATGCCACAAACAACGCCTTTTTTTGTGGCGGGAATGCGTTTGGTGCCAGCTGGGGTGTTTGTCTTAATTTTTTGTATGTTTACTGGTAGATCTCAACCCCGGAGTGTATTAGCTTGGTTGTGGATTGCGTTGTTTGGTTTGGTTGATGCAGCCTTATTTCAAGGTTTTTTGGCGGAAGGTTTAGTTCGTACTAGTGCGGGTTTAGGTTCGGTGATGATTGATTCCCAACCTTTAGCGGTAGCAGTTTTATCTCTGTTTTTGTTTGGGGAAAAGATTGGTTTTTGGGGATGGTTAGGATTAGGAATTGGGGTTTTTGGGATTAGTTTGATTGGTTTACCGGATGAATGGATTGGGTTACTGCTGCATCCAAATGGGGATAATTTGGGATTAGGAATGCTGGCTAGTATCTCGGAACAATTAGCTGATATTAAAGGTTTAGTTGCTAATTTATTCGATCAAGGTTTGTGGTTGATGCTGTTGGCGGCGTTGTCGATGGCGATGGGAACGGTGATTTCTCGGTTTGTCAGTCGTCATGTCGATCCTGTGGTTGCTACAGGTTGGCACATGATTTTGGGTGGGTTGCCTTTGTTTGGCATTTCCGCATTGTGGGAGACTCAGCAATGGCAAAGGTTAGATTTGTCTAGCTGGATGGCTTTAAGTTATGCGACGATTTTTGGTAGTGCGATCGCTTACGGTTTATTCTTTTACTTTGCGTCTCGTGGTAGTTTAACTAGTCTGAGTTCTTTGACTTTTCTCACTCCGGTATTTGCACTGTTATTCGGCAATCTTTTCCTTTCGGAAATGCTGCAACCTCATCAATGGTTGGGAGTTAGTTTAACTTTAGTCAGTATTTATTTGGTAAATCAACGCGATAAATTAGGTAAATCCCTAAAACTTCCAACTACTGATTTAGAAGTAAAAGCATCATCTAAAAGTTAA
- a CDS encoding S-methyl-5'-thioadenosine phosphorylase, whose translation MTQAKIGIIGGSGLYKMEALTDVEEVKVETPFGSPSDALIVGTLAGSKVAFLARHGRNHTLLPSELPFRANIYAMKQLGVEYLISASAVGSLKEEAKPLDMVVPDQFIDRTKNRVSTFFGEGIVAHIAFGDPVCQQLANVLADAVASLNLDNVNVHRGGTYICMEGPAFSTKAESHLYRSWGATVIGMTNLPEAKLAREAEIAYATLALVTDYDCWHPEHDSVTVEMIIDNLQRNAVNAQKVIQETVRRITENPFVSEAHSALKYAILTPLDKAPIKTKENLALLLKKYL comes from the coding sequence ATGACTCAGGCTAAAATTGGGATTATCGGTGGCAGCGGTCTTTATAAAATGGAAGCTCTCACAGATGTAGAAGAGGTAAAAGTTGAGACTCCTTTTGGTTCGCCGTCGGATGCTTTAATTGTCGGTACTTTAGCTGGATCTAAAGTGGCTTTTTTAGCTCGGCATGGTCGCAATCATACTTTATTACCTTCTGAATTACCGTTCCGGGCGAACATTTACGCAATGAAGCAGCTGGGCGTTGAATACTTAATCTCCGCGTCAGCTGTTGGTTCTCTCAAGGAGGAAGCTAAACCTCTAGACATGGTGGTGCCGGATCAATTTATCGATCGCACCAAGAATAGAGTATCCACTTTTTTTGGCGAGGGAATTGTAGCTCATATTGCATTTGGCGATCCAGTTTGTCAACAATTGGCTAATGTTTTAGCAGATGCAGTAGCTAGTTTAAATTTAGATAATGTTAATGTGCATCGTGGTGGTACATATATTTGTATGGAAGGCCCTGCTTTTTCTACTAAAGCGGAGTCTCATCTTTATCGCAGTTGGGGTGCAACTGTGATTGGCATGACTAATTTACCAGAGGCAAAGTTAGCGCGAGAAGCGGAAATTGCCTACGCAACTTTAGCTTTAGTTACTGATTATGATTGTTGGCATCCCGAACATGACAGCGTAACTGTGGAAATGATTATTGATAATTTACAACGTAATGCAGTTAATGCTCAAAAAGTAATTCAAGAAACGGTGCGAAGAATTACGGAAAATCCTTTTGTTTCGGAAGCTCATTCTGCTTTGAAATATGCGATTCTCACGCCGTTGGATAAAGCACCAATCAAAACAAAAGAAAACTTAGCTTTGTTGTTGAAAAAATATCTTTAA
- a CDS encoding DDE transposase family protein, which yields MSDSQDWYIIKLNEGNCDIVSSQEIEKKENTNILEHWGPFNSQGEAIARRVGLIRAGKCKPV from the coding sequence ATGAGTGATTCTCAAGACTGGTATATTATCAAACTTAATGAAGGTAACTGTGATATAGTTTCCAGTCAAGAAATAGAAAAAAAAGAAAACACTAATATTTTAGAACATTGGGGGCCATTTAATTCGCAGGGAGAAGCGATCGCACGTCGCGTCGGATTAATTCGCGCCGGAAAATGCAAACCTGTTTAG